Proteins encoded by one window of Candidatus Neomarinimicrobiota bacterium:
- a CDS encoding DUF72 domain-containing protein → MPISEKIVVGTSGYSYYDWKGVFYPADIKSSEMLAFYCTKFNGLEINSSFYKLHIYRFYKNLDEKTPDYFQFIVKIFRDITHKRREIDEALRKSKQAVEPLIAKGKFGGFLAQFPPSFSFSQINLDYIKNVKEALVDLPLFIEFRNPSWCREETYISFQKSDISYVCVDGPKLPELMPRQDIVTTKFAYMRFHGRNKEAWMKPPMGKKYNYNYSYEELIECKDKIKKMLDKCNKIFIFFNNGINGYAPKNALQLMEMLGLKSESCCN, encoded by the coding sequence GTGCCAATAAGTGAGAAAATAGTAGTTGGTACTTCAGGTTATAGTTATTATGATTGGAAAGGTGTGTTTTATCCTGCTGATATTAAGAGCAGTGAGATGCTGGCGTTTTATTGTACAAAATTTAATGGGTTGGAGATTAATTCATCTTTTTATAAACTTCATATATATAGATTTTATAAAAATCTTGATGAGAAGACACCTGATTATTTTCAGTTTATAGTAAAAATTTTTAGGGATATAACGCATAAAAGGAGAGAGATAGACGAGGCTCTCAGGAAATCGAAGCAGGCAGTGGAACCTCTCATAGCTAAAGGTAAATTTGGGGGTTTTTTAGCCCAGTTTCCACCTTCATTCTCATTTAGTCAGATCAATTTAGACTATATAAAAAATGTTAAAGAAGCACTTGTTGATTTGCCTCTATTTATTGAGTTTAGAAATCCATCCTGGTGCAGGGAAGAAACTTATATAAGTTTTCAGAAGAGTGATATTTCTTATGTGTGTGTTGACGGACCAAAACTACCTGAGCTTATGCCAAGACAGGATATAGTTACCACAAAGTTTGCTTATATGCGGTTTCACGGTAGGAATAAAGAGGCATGGATGAAACCGCCCATGGGTAAGAAATATAACTACAATTATAGCTATGAAGAGTTGATTGAGTGTAAGGATAAAATTAAGAAAATGCTGGATAAGTGTAATAAGATATTTATTTTCTTTAATAACGGAATTAATGGCTATGCTCCAAAAAATGCTTTACAATTAATGGAGATGCTGGGACTGAAAAGTGAGAGTTGCTGTAATTGA
- a CDS encoding glycosyltransferase, with translation MLKILYISPENTVGVLSIWKRAHEEMGNYCRFVTFYHHKADYEEDICLNLPLISTSEFFIKFREIFSKVLEKRDYWDELEGYPPYWNPPHWKRVLFGLRDKIWEPKVKRAIKEYSLEDFDVYHFEWGIDFFRDCRFAKRLERMGKKIICHYHGKDIRNRGVIRELDDISDLNLTNELDLLYKHPKMKYLFLPFDVRSFKVKDKIGDPITIVHAPTNRKIKGTEFILEAISKLKKKYRFNFIILENMPYPEVLKIKKKADLVIDQVTDLAWGYGMNSIEALSMGIACATYLNPTYEEFIPDHPFINIYKDELESKLEEILKNPEILAEKGRQGRAWVEKYHDYRNVVRKLYEYYKTDLNIRGI, from the coding sequence ATGCTAAAAATTTTATACATATCGCCAGAAAATACAGTTGGAGTCTTATCTATATGGAAAAGAGCTCATGAGGAAATGGGTAACTATTGTAGGTTTGTTACTTTTTATCACCACAAAGCCGATTATGAGGAAGATATATGTTTGAACTTACCGCTTATATCTACTTCTGAGTTTTTTATCAAATTCAGAGAAATTTTCAGTAAAGTTCTAGAAAAAAGGGACTACTGGGATGAGCTTGAAGGCTATCCTCCCTATTGGAATCCACCTCACTGGAAGAGGGTATTGTTTGGCCTCAGAGATAAGATATGGGAACCAAAGGTGAAAAGGGCAATAAAAGAATACAGTCTTGAAGATTTTGATGTTTATCATTTTGAATGGGGTATTGACTTTTTCCGTGATTGTAGATTTGCAAAAAGATTGGAGAGAATGGGTAAAAAAATTATCTGTCATTATCATGGTAAAGATATTCGCAATAGGGGAGTGATAAGGGAGCTTGATGATATTAGTGATTTGAATTTGACTAATGAACTTGATTTACTCTATAAACACCCAAAGATGAAATATCTATTTTTACCATTTGATGTAAGATCTTTTAAAGTAAAAGATAAAATAGGTGACCCAATAACAATAGTTCATGCCCCCACGAATAGAAAAATTAAAGGGACTGAGTTTATATTAGAGGCTATTTCAAAACTTAAGAAAAAATATAGATTTAATTTTATTATTCTTGAAAATATGCCTTACCCTGAGGTATTAAAGATAAAAAAGAAAGCCGATCTGGTTATTGACCAAGTTACAGACCTTGCGTGGGGATACGGCATGAATTCAATTGAGGCTCTGTCTATGGGTATTGCCTGTGCCACATATTTAAATCCAACATATGAAGAATTTATCCCTGATCACCCGTTTATTAATATTTATAAGGATGAGCTTGAGAGTAAACTGGAAGAAATTCTCAAAAATCCAGAAATTTTAGCTGAAAAAGGCAGGCAGGGGCGTGCCTGGGTTGAAAAATACCATGATTATAGAAATGTGGTAAGAAAGTTATATGAGTACTATAAGACTGACTTAAATATTAGGGGGATTTAA
- a CDS encoding Ppx/GppA family phosphatase gives MRVAVIDLGSNSVILSIAERINNHIKALYEESIITRIGRNIEKHRNLNPDSRNNTIDVLKKYKEIADNLVVDIIICFATDALRDAEDSQDFLDEVYEKTGIEIKIISGEEEAELTFYSVKIEFGDICNKFFSIDAGGGSVELANGTDKNIEFANSLKIGAVRIKNKFRIQDNIDHNTFVEVNRFIKSQLPKIIIDDGYLTVATGGTITTLQAINLGLEKFEHEKVHKSKITYEQMRILFDYLNRITFTERLNIPCLDPGRADIIHIGALIFLSIMEKYNIKNMFVSNRGVRWGFIYKLLD, from the coding sequence GTGAGAGTTGCTGTAATTGATCTCGGAAGCAATTCAGTAATTCTTTCTATTGCCGAGAGAATCAATAATCATATCAAGGCATTATATGAAGAATCGATTATTACAAGGATTGGGAGGAATATTGAAAAACATCGAAACCTTAATCCCGATTCTAGGAATAATACAATTGATGTTTTAAAAAAGTATAAAGAGATCGCCGATAACCTGGTTGTAGACATAATCATTTGTTTTGCTACCGATGCTTTAAGAGATGCAGAGGATTCGCAGGATTTCCTTGATGAAGTATATGAAAAAACCGGGATTGAGATAAAAATTATTTCAGGAGAGGAAGAGGCAGAGCTGACATTTTACTCTGTTAAAATAGAATTTGGAGATATATGCAATAAATTCTTTTCTATAGATGCAGGTGGAGGTAGTGTAGAGCTTGCTAATGGTACTGATAAAAATATAGAGTTTGCTAATAGTCTAAAGATAGGGGCAGTCAGGATTAAGAATAAATTCCGAATTCAGGATAATATAGATCATAATACATTTGTAGAAGTTAATAGATTTATTAAAAGCCAGTTACCAAAGATCATAATCGATGATGGTTATTTAACTGTTGCGACTGGCGGTACTATCACTACTCTTCAAGCAATAAATTTGGGGTTAGAAAAATTCGAACATGAGAAAGTACATAAGAGCAAGATAACATATGAACAGATGCGGATTTTATTTGACTATTTAAACAGAATAACCTTTACAGAAAGACTGAATATACCGTGCCTGGATCCGGGTAGAGCGGATATTATTCACATAGGAGCTTTAATATTTCTATCTATTATGGAAAAATATAATATTAAAAATATGTTTGTTTCAAATCGTGGAGTACGGTGGGGTTTTATATATAAATTGCTGGATTAA
- a CDS encoding rhomboid family intramembrane serine protease: MRYYRGYWSNYDYGYFRPRLFSGGAIRTIIIINVAVYLFGLLFGIQSFFHRFFGLVPHYILSRGYIWQLATYMFVHGGFWHIFWNMFVLWMFGTEIENYWGRREFIKYYFITGIGAGIITFLFNINSTVPVVGASGAIYGILLAFGMMFPNRYIYFYFLIPIKAKYFVIFIGIMTFISSLSPGYSNISHLTHLGGLIIGYIYLKKEWIIFRLKRYTPNINFKSFVKKFARPINKSTKHFDAYDTDETLREEVDRILDKISKSGYDSLTDEEKKLLLLASEYFAKKDKK; the protein is encoded by the coding sequence ATGAGATATTATCGAGGGTATTGGAGCAATTATGATTACGGTTATTTCAGGCCAAGACTTTTTAGCGGTGGAGCAATACGAACAATAATAATTATAAATGTTGCCGTTTACCTTTTTGGACTTTTGTTTGGAATTCAGAGTTTCTTTCACAGGTTTTTTGGACTTGTTCCTCATTATATATTATCAAGAGGTTATATATGGCAACTGGCTACCTATATGTTTGTTCATGGTGGCTTCTGGCATATTTTCTGGAATATGTTTGTCCTCTGGATGTTCGGAACTGAAATTGAGAACTATTGGGGGAGGCGAGAATTCATCAAATATTATTTTATAACAGGCATTGGAGCTGGGATAATTACCTTTTTATTCAATATTAATTCTACAGTACCGGTTGTAGGTGCTAGTGGTGCTATTTATGGGATACTACTAGCCTTTGGTATGATGTTTCCAAATAGATACATCTACTTCTATTTCCTTATACCAATCAAGGCGAAATACTTTGTCATATTTATCGGAATAATGACATTTATATCTTCCTTAAGTCCCGGTTATAGCAATATAAGTCACCTTACCCATCTCGGAGGGTTAATAATTGGTTATATTTATTTGAAAAAAGAATGGATAATATTCAGATTAAAAAGATACACTCCAAATATAAATTTCAAAAGTTTTGTTAAAAAATTTGCCAGACCTATAAACAAATCCACAAAACATTTTGATGCCTACGATACAGACGAAACCTTAAGAGAGGAAGTCGACAGGATACTTGACAAAATCAGCAAAAGTGGCTATGATAGCCTTACAGATGAAGAAAAGAAATTACTACTACTAGCGAGTGAGTATTTTGCAAAAAAGGATAAAAAATAG
- a CDS encoding glycosyltransferase — MIDSNRYRFISIIVPCYNSKKTIKECVSSIVSQDYPEDSFEILIIDDGSNDGTRDILKEIGRGKNIKLFFHAENRGLAAARNTGIGNANGEILLFVDSDMILSERFLQKVNNLFARDDIIGVIGKRISHHTVKMDKYQRYRNEYKRIKNWSKPIPFYYFLFNLTAVRKEVIEEVGYFNETYKIWGGEDNDLAYRIYKKYPAGLYFNPELIGYHRHYKPLKNELENIYKFAMINLPMLVRGGEEMVKAYKLEYSTAYTGSNFLKAWVGRFLITGLVKKAGIFFYEISFYPLSNIFLKLLFANYLLRGFSKSANK; from the coding sequence ATGATAGATAGTAATAGGTATAGGTTTATCTCTATAATCGTTCCATGCTATAATTCGAAGAAAACAATTAAAGAATGTGTCAGTAGTATTGTCAGTCAGGATTATCCAGAAGATTCATTTGAAATATTGATCATAGATGATGGGTCAAATGATGGGACGAGAGATATTTTGAAGGAAATTGGCAGGGGGAAAAATATTAAATTATTTTTCCATGCAGAAAATAGGGGGCTTGCTGCTGCAAGAAATACCGGTATTGGAAATGCTAATGGTGAAATATTACTATTTGTCGATTCGGATATGATCCTTAGTGAAAGATTTTTGCAAAAGGTTAACAATTTATTTGCAAGGGATGATATAATAGGGGTTATCGGGAAAAGGATTTCGCATCATACTGTTAAAATGGATAAATATCAAAGATATCGCAATGAATACAAGAGAATAAAAAATTGGTCTAAACCAATACCATTTTATTATTTTCTATTCAATCTTACTGCGGTTAGAAAAGAGGTGATTGAGGAAGTGGGTTATTTTAATGAGACGTATAAAATCTGGGGTGGCGAAGATAATGATCTGGCTTATAGAATTTATAAGAAATATCCTGCAGGTTTATACTTCAATCCTGAACTGATTGGCTATCACAGGCACTATAAACCTCTGAAAAACGAGCTTGAAAATATATATAAATTTGCTATGATAAACCTACCCATGCTTGTAAGGGGAGGGGAAGAAATGGTTAAGGCTTATAAATTGGAGTATTCCACGGCATATACTGGTTCAAATTTCTTAAAAGCATGGGTCGGTAGATTTCTTATAACAGGGTTGGTAAAAAAAGCTGGAATTTTCTTTTATGAGATTTCTTTTTATCCCCTATCAAATATTTTTTTAAAGCTTTTATTTGCAAATTATCTATTACGAGGTTTTTCTAAAAGTGCCAATAAGTGA
- a CDS encoding Na/Pi symporter, with protein MDIKKIFRRILKLFTFFALLYLFLLSIKLIGGSFKLMGKGFAETLIKTTSNPFAGLFIGILTTSIVQSSSMTTSLVVGLVATGVMPIYIAIPIVIGANIGTTITNIIVSLGHIRNSIEFERAFSASIVHDFFNFLNVLILFPLQYFFNFLGILATGTANLFQNVGGLKVFNPLSTILNPTSKLILHTIEQTPWLGVILSLALLFFSLRYIVLFMKKIVIRKIEIYFNKYLFKTTLRALLLGLIFTVLVQSSSITTSLAVPLAGAGILTIEKIFPYTLGANIGTTITALLAALATGEISAITVAFCHLFFNIIGTAIFLPLRKIPISMAKFFSKISMRNKLLPILYIIIAFFLIPFILILLVE; from the coding sequence ATGGACATCAAAAAGATATTCCGTCGTATACTGAAATTGTTTACTTTTTTTGCTTTACTATACTTATTTCTTCTAAGTATAAAACTAATAGGTGGATCATTTAAACTCATGGGCAAGGGCTTTGCAGAAACACTAATCAAAACCACAAGCAACCCCTTTGCAGGTTTATTCATTGGAATACTAACCACAAGCATTGTACAAAGCTCTTCCATGACAACCTCGCTGGTAGTCGGCCTTGTCGCTACTGGAGTTATGCCGATCTATATCGCTATACCAATAGTAATAGGAGCCAATATAGGTACTACCATTACAAATATAATAGTTTCCCTGGGACACATCAGAAACTCTATAGAATTTGAAAGAGCCTTTTCTGCTAGCATAGTCCACGATTTTTTTAACTTTTTAAATGTATTAATTTTATTCCCTTTACAATACTTCTTTAACTTTCTTGGAATCCTTGCTACTGGAACAGCTAATTTATTTCAGAACGTTGGAGGTTTGAAAGTCTTCAACCCTTTATCTACCATTCTTAACCCTACTTCCAAGCTAATACTACACACTATTGAACAGACCCCATGGTTAGGTGTAATATTATCATTAGCTCTACTGTTTTTCTCTCTCAGATATATTGTTTTATTTATGAAAAAGATAGTGATAAGAAAAATTGAAATTTACTTTAATAAATACTTGTTCAAAACCACTCTAAGGGCTCTCTTGCTCGGTCTTATCTTTACAGTATTAGTCCAGAGCAGTTCCATTACAACATCACTTGCTGTTCCTCTCGCTGGCGCTGGTATTCTGACTATTGAAAAAATATTTCCATATACTCTTGGGGCGAACATCGGGACAACCATTACAGCTCTTCTTGCAGCTCTTGCAACTGGCGAGATATCGGCAATTACTGTCGCTTTCTGTCACCTGTTTTTCAATATCATAGGTACAGCTATATTTTTACCCCTAAGGAAAATCCCAATTAGTATGGCAAAATTTTTCAGTAAAATCTCCATGAGGAACAAATTATTACCAATTTTATATATAATTATTGCATTTTTTTTAATACCATTTATCTTAATTTTATTGGTGGAGTAA
- a CDS encoding oligosaccharide flippase family protein — translation MIKDGQNIFRLFKTSFVYIAATVISRFITFALLPVFTNFLTAEEFGIFSLIIAFISFVAVLVPVGTDSALLNYYIKFPEQKKSYFSVAYFMTLFNLLLFSLLFFLLRKFIMRFVIPDENFFTVFLVLLLVVIEVLNIFPRLIFRAENKAILFFLVSVIHSIFMFTLCYLFVAKSNMGVRGIILGFLLSDVTVFIFTLPSIFKNIHFRIPIEVVKKIITFSFPFAVSAVFGMLLEVSDRFILKFFSDLKAVGLYSAGYRVGSLMNILVIGFNLAWYPYFLNIINKEDAKRRLSNTVTIVITVFLYLWFLIYLWIADFLKIRVFGVYLMGGDYWPAISIIPIIALGYIFLLFYNLQIPGIFQLEKTKYVPIAYGVATTINIILNIILIPILGYSGAAISTCISYFVLSFVIYIVNNKIYPMQYQWSKITLNVFFIGLMILFVSFYKSITIKVLITVFVSVLHCFYIRRVLSIKRQN, via the coding sequence ATGATTAAGGATGGACAAAATATTTTTAGATTGTTTAAAACGTCATTTGTTTATATAGCTGCAACGGTTATTTCACGATTTATTACTTTTGCCCTTCTTCCTGTTTTTACAAATTTTTTAACAGCAGAAGAATTTGGTATTTTCTCTCTGATAATTGCTTTTATCAGCTTTGTGGCAGTTTTAGTACCAGTTGGTACTGATTCCGCATTATTGAACTACTACATAAAATTTCCTGAACAAAAAAAGTCATATTTTAGCGTTGCCTACTTCATGACTTTATTCAACCTGCTTTTATTCTCTTTATTGTTTTTTTTGTTGAGAAAATTTATTATGCGATTTGTTATTCCAGATGAAAATTTTTTTACAGTATTTTTAGTGTTACTACTGGTAGTAATAGAGGTTCTTAATATCTTTCCACGACTAATATTTAGGGCGGAGAATAAAGCCATCCTGTTTTTTCTCGTAAGTGTCATTCATTCAATATTCATGTTTACCCTTTGTTATTTATTTGTAGCAAAATCCAATATGGGGGTAAGAGGAATAATTCTTGGCTTTTTGCTATCTGATGTTACTGTATTCATTTTTACGTTACCCTCTATTTTTAAAAATATTCACTTTAGAATTCCGATAGAAGTTGTAAAGAAGATAATTACGTTTTCTTTCCCATTTGCAGTTTCTGCGGTATTTGGAATGTTGCTCGAAGTATCTGATAGATTTATACTGAAATTTTTTTCAGATTTAAAGGCAGTAGGGTTATACAGTGCTGGATACAGAGTCGGGTCTTTAATGAATATTTTAGTTATAGGATTCAATCTAGCATGGTATCCGTATTTTTTAAATATTATTAATAAAGAAGATGCAAAAAGGAGACTATCCAATACAGTGACTATCGTAATTACCGTGTTTTTATATTTATGGTTTCTTATCTATTTATGGATAGCAGATTTTTTAAAAATAAGAGTATTTGGTGTTTATTTAATGGGTGGAGATTACTGGCCTGCTATATCTATTATCCCGATAATTGCCCTTGGGTATATATTTCTTTTATTTTATAACCTTCAAATACCTGGTATCTTTCAGCTTGAAAAGACTAAATATGTACCCATAGCCTATGGAGTTGCCACTACTATTAACATCATTCTGAATATAATATTGATTCCCATATTAGGTTACAGTGGAGCTGCTATATCAACGTGTATATCCTACTTTGTACTCAGTTTTGTTATATATATTGTTAATAATAAAATATATCCGATGCAGTATCAATGGAGTAAAATAACTTTAAATGTATTTTTTATAGGATTAATGATTTTGTTTGTATCTTTTTATAAATCTATAACCATAAAGGTCTTAATAACGGTATTCGTCTCTGTCCTGCACTGTTTCTATATTAGGAGGGTTTTATCTATAAAGAGACAAAATTGA
- a CDS encoding glycosyltransferase family 4 protein, giving the protein MNLFVIPSWYPSEIYPHSGTFFEQQAKILKNYVDNLVVISSLIYSPKEFSISKLRKFKKGLFVENGLNVIREEKFPPLPKIQRMYYYSNKTSIIKMLKKALTEFGKPDFIISYSSIWSGASVVDYCIKNKVPIFISEHLKEFLLDNGFSKFQKNLIKKTYQFVDKIIVPSSAMKKSILKKFHQDREKVTVIPNPVDEAFLTAEIVHKKDISEFKFVTVSLFRPEKRINWLIKAFKELVRERQNLRLVIIGDGPEKNNIFRLINKLNVKKFITLTGYLSKEEIIKILQKCHAYIQTSRVETFGMSIVEAMALGLPVISTKCGGPEDFINKNNGILVDINNYKNLIDAMLRIIYDYNKYNPETIRNYIIKNFNSEIFARSILSLYR; this is encoded by the coding sequence ATGAACCTTTTTGTAATCCCAAGCTGGTACCCTTCGGAAATTTATCCACATTCGGGTACATTTTTTGAACAACAGGCTAAAATATTAAAAAACTATGTTGATAATTTGGTGGTAATTTCATCACTTATATATTCACCAAAGGAATTTAGTATCTCAAAATTAAGAAAATTCAAAAAGGGACTATTTGTTGAAAATGGACTTAATGTCATTAGAGAAGAAAAATTCCCGCCATTACCTAAAATCCAGAGAATGTATTATTACTCTAATAAAACAAGTATCATCAAGATGCTTAAAAAAGCTCTAACAGAATTTGGTAAACCAGATTTTATCATTTCCTACTCTTCAATCTGGTCAGGCGCATCAGTAGTAGATTACTGTATAAAAAACAAAGTACCTATATTCATCTCTGAACACTTAAAGGAATTTTTACTCGATAATGGCTTTTCTAAATTTCAAAAAAACCTAATCAAAAAAACCTATCAATTTGTAGATAAGATTATAGTACCGAGTTCCGCAATGAAAAAGTCTATTTTGAAAAAATTTCATCAGGATAGAGAAAAAGTAACAGTAATTCCAAACCCCGTTGACGAGGCATTCCTAACGGCTGAAATAGTACATAAAAAAGACATATCTGAATTTAAGTTTGTCACCGTCTCACTATTCAGACCAGAAAAAAGGATTAATTGGTTAATAAAAGCTTTTAAAGAACTGGTTAGAGAAAGACAAAATTTAAGACTGGTAATAATTGGGGATGGTCCTGAAAAAAATAACATATTTCGTTTGATTAACAAATTAAACGTTAAAAAGTTTATTACATTGACTGGCTATCTAAGCAAAGAAGAAATAATAAAAATATTGCAGAAATGTCACGCATATATACAAACCAGTCGAGTTGAAACTTTCGGAATGTCAATAGTGGAAGCGATGGCTCTTGGCTTGCCAGTAATTTCAACTAAATGTGGAGGACCAGAAGATTTTATAAACAAAAACAATGGTATTTTAGTTGATATAAATAATTATAAAAACCTTATTGATGCAATGCTGAGAATTATCTATGACTACAATAAATACAATCCAGAGACAATAAGAAATTACATCATCAAAAATTTTAACTCCGAAATATTTGCTAGATCAATTTTGTCTCTTTATAGATAA
- a CDS encoding proline--tRNA ligase — protein MSNERAVTKKSEDFSKWYTDVIIRCELADYGPVKGTMVIRPYGYAIWENIQKIADRMFKETGHVNAYFPMFIPESFMKKEAEHVEGFAPECAVITHGGGKELEEPLYVRPTSETIIWAMYKKWIKSYRDLPLLINQWANVVRWEMRTRLFLRTTEFLWQEGHTAHATFEEAEEEARRMIEIYRKLLEDYLAIPVIVGKKTENEKFAGAVHTYTVEAMTGDKKALQAGTSHNLGQNFAKAFDVKFLNENNELEYVYATSWGISTRLIGAVIMVHGDDKGLVIPPEVAPYQVVIVPIWKKDTDKQAVIDFINEKLISRLKEAGIRYYFDNNEQVTPGWKFNEWEMRGVPLRIEVGPREVTNNAVVLVRRDEAGKEQASIDNIIEIVKEKLIQIQKNLFYNALKFREENTYNITSYEELKEIMEKGGFAKAFWAGSSEDEKRIQEETKATIRCVPFNQSGKGKCIFTGKETSTQVIFARAY, from the coding sequence ATGAGCAATGAAAGGGCTGTAACAAAGAAGAGCGAAGACTTTTCTAAATGGTATACTGACGTAATAATACGCTGTGAGCTTGCAGACTACGGTCCCGTCAAAGGAACAATGGTAATAAGACCGTACGGATACGCAATATGGGAGAATATACAAAAGATTGCTGATAGAATGTTCAAAGAGACCGGTCATGTAAATGCCTACTTTCCGATGTTTATACCGGAAAGTTTTATGAAGAAAGAAGCTGAGCATGTCGAAGGGTTCGCACCAGAATGTGCTGTAATTACTCACGGTGGAGGCAAAGAGCTGGAAGAGCCTCTTTACGTACGACCTACTTCCGAAACTATTATCTGGGCAATGTACAAAAAATGGATAAAATCCTATAGAGACCTGCCACTGCTTATAAATCAATGGGCGAATGTAGTACGCTGGGAAATGAGAACAAGGCTTTTTCTTCGAACAACAGAATTTTTATGGCAAGAAGGACACACAGCTCATGCCACTTTCGAAGAAGCTGAAGAAGAAGCACGAAGAATGATCGAAATCTATAGAAAACTCCTCGAAGATTATCTTGCCATACCCGTAATAGTTGGTAAGAAAACAGAAAATGAAAAGTTTGCTGGTGCAGTACATACCTACACAGTGGAGGCTATGACCGGTGATAAAAAAGCATTACAGGCAGGCACTTCTCACAATCTGGGTCAAAATTTTGCAAAAGCTTTTGATGTAAAATTTCTGAATGAAAACAACGAGCTAGAATATGTATATGCTACCAGCTGGGGGATAAGTACGAGACTCATAGGCGCTGTTATTATGGTGCATGGCGATGATAAGGGATTAGTAATTCCTCCTGAAGTTGCACCATATCAGGTTGTCATCGTCCCTATATGGAAAAAAGACACTGACAAACAAGCCGTCATTGATTTTATAAACGAAAAACTTATATCCAGACTAAAAGAAGCAGGCATAAGATACTATTTTGACAATAACGAACAGGTTACCCCGGGATGGAAATTCAACGAATGGGAAATGCGAGGAGTACCTTTAAGAATTGAGGTTGGACCAAGAGAAGTAACAAACAACGCGGTTGTCCTTGTAAGACGCGATGAAGCTGGTAAAGAACAGGCATCAATAGATAATATCATCGAAATAGTAAAAGAAAAACTGATACAAATTCAGAAAAACCTATTTTATAATGCTCTAAAATTCAGGGAAGAAAATACATACAATATCACCTCCTATGAAGAGTTAAAGGAAATAATGGAAAAAGGTGGATTTGCAAAAGCTTTCTGGGCTGGCAGTTCAGAAGATGAAAAAAGAATCCAGGAAGAGACTAAAGCTACGATAAGATGCGTCCCATTTAATCAATCAGGCAAAGGTAAATGTATCTTCACCGGGAAAGAAACCTCAACTCAAGTCATCTTTGCTCGTGCTTATTAG
- the recO gene encoding DNA repair protein RecO: MSILKTEAIVLRTHPYHESSSIVKLFTQKHGLATVIAKGARRIKSPFRGNLETFNQIEVIYYYKSTRDIQTLSSSELKRSFFKNIDDLEKLFIPYLIIELVEKIPTSEDDAEPVYNLIVDTFSSMETHPEHAELCLIKFLIEFSQLHGYKVEIIKCKNCGKKLKIAYFDTKSGECYCEECCYMVDDFIMISEKMINLINSLSKYPVTKETKYESKSDEIKTIEFLLKWLFFNIDIKLELKSFKVFSMISKRIGEAK, encoded by the coding sequence ATGTCAATATTAAAAACAGAGGCTATCGTCTTAAGGACTCACCCCTATCACGAGTCAAGTAGCATTGTCAAACTATTTACCCAAAAACATGGCTTAGCAACAGTAATAGCAAAAGGGGCAAGGAGGATAAAAAGCCCTTTTAGAGGTAATCTCGAGACCTTCAATCAAATTGAGGTAATTTATTATTATAAAAGCACACGCGATATTCAAACTCTATCATCTTCTGAGCTAAAAAGGTCTTTTTTCAAAAACATAGACGATCTTGAAAAACTATTCATTCCCTATTTAATTATAGAACTTGTTGAAAAAATTCCCACCTCCGAAGATGATGCAGAACCCGTTTATAATCTAATCGTCGATACATTTTCAAGTATGGAAACACATCCTGAACATGCTGAGTTGTGCCTTATAAAATTTTTAATTGAATTCTCACAACTACATGGATATAAAGTTGAAATAATAAAATGTAAAAACTGTGGGAAAAAACTAAAAATAGCATATTTTGATACCAAATCAGGTGAATGTTATTGCGAGGAATGCTGTTATATGGTAGATGATTTTATAATGATTAGTGAAAAAATGATAAATTTGATTAATAGTTTGTCTAAATATCCTGTAACCAAGGAAACCAAGTACGAATCAAAATCTGATGAAATTAAAACCATTGAGTTTTTATTAAAATGGTTATTTTTTAATATCGATATAAAATTGGAGTTGAAAAGTTTTAAAGTTTTTAGTATGATAAGTAAGAGAATTGGAGAAGCAAAATGA